One Zerene cesonia ecotype Mississippi chromosome 9, Zerene_cesonia_1.1, whole genome shotgun sequence DNA window includes the following coding sequences:
- the LOC119828972 gene encoding glutathione S-transferase 1-like, with protein sequence MVLTLYKMDASPPARAAMMVLDLLNLPAEYIDVNLLEKEHLSDEYLKMNPQHTIPVLKDDDFVLADSHAIAGYLVSKYAKDDSLYPQEPQSRAIIDHRLHFDSGILFPSLRYTVAPIVFFGAKEIASDNLEKIKSSYEFSEKFLTKQWMAGDEFTIADICCYASLSSLNEIVPVDSDKYPNLVSWLQRCSELEFCKKKNEAGAKQLGALVRGMLA encoded by the exons atggTGCTAACGTTATACAAGATGGACGCCAGTCCCCCCGCGCGGGCCGCCATGATGGTCCTCGACCTTCTGAATCTACCCGCGGAATATATTGATGTGAATCTTCTAGAAAAGGAACATTTATCGGACGAGTATTTGAAA atgaaTCCACAACATACAATACCAGTTTTGAAAGACGACGATTTTGTCTTGGCGGacag CCACGCAATCGCTGGATATCTCGTGTCCAAATATGCAAAAGACGACTCCCTGTACCCTCAAGAACCTCAATCGCGAGCCATTATCGACCATAGATTACATTTCGACAGCGGTATTCTGTTCCCATCTTTGCGGTACACTGTT GCACCAATAGTTTTCTTCGGTGCGAAGGAAATTGCTTCAGACAACttagagaaaataaaaagcagCTATGAGTTTTCGGAGAAATTCCTCACGAAACAGTGGATGGCCGGAGATGAGTTCACCATTGCTGATATCTGCTGCTACGCTAGCCTCAgcagtttgaatgaaattgtcCCTGTCGATTCTGACAA ATATCCCAACCTGGTATCCTGGTTGCAGCGTTGTTCAGAATTAGAGTTTTGCAAGAAAAAGAACGAAGCTGGCGCAAAGCAATTGGGTGCCTTGGTACGAGGTATGTTAGCGTGA
- the LOC119829178 gene encoding odorant receptor Or2-like produces MKGKKQQKGLVNSNMLSKLEDPANPLLGPTLKGLQAWGMLQKQGITRIFYNILHILAILFVVSQYVELWNIRSELDMALRNLSVSMLSTVCVVKAGTFVLWQSDWKKIINFVSTTEKKQLSKRDSTTKKIIGIYTNYSRNVTYFYWCLVTATVFTVILAPLVYFLSSAEFRVKIRNGTVPYPEIMSSWAPFDKTKGFGYKVMVLEHTLICFYGGGIVAAYDSNAVVSMTFFSGQLELLKINCSRLFGNGSDYISYNEAVSRIRKCHEHHMNLYKHVKILDSLLSPVMFLYIIICSLMICASAVQLTTEGTTSMQRIWIAEYLIALIAQLFLYCWHSNTVSFTNLGVDSGVYSSAWWSQGVRVRRSVALLGGQLNRTIVFTAGPFTKLTVSTFVMILKGSYSYYTLLSKKED; encoded by the exons atgaaaggcAAG AAACAACAAAAGGGTTTGGTGAATTCCAATATGCTATCAAAGCTCGAAGATCCTGCGAACCCTTTATTAGGTCCCACGTTAAAAGGTTTACAGGCTTGGGGAATGCTGCAGAAGCAGGGAATAACccgaattttttataacatcctCCACATTTTAGCTATATTATTCGTTGTCAGTCAATACGTGGAGCTGTGGAACATTCGCTCCGAACTGGACATGGCTTTACGGAACCTGTCAGTTTCCATGCTAAGTACAGTGTGCGTGGTCAAAGCTGGTACGTTTGTTCTATGGCAGTCCGATTGGAAGAAGATCATTAATTTCGTTTCTACCACGGAGAAAAAGCAATTGTCTAAAAGGGACTCCACtacgaaaaaaattattggcaTCTATACCAACTATTCTAGAAACGTCACTTACTTCTACTGGTGTTTGGTTACAGCTACAGTTTTTACAGTTATCTTAGCACCGTTGGTTTACTTTCTGTCATCGGCTGAATTCCGTGTAAAGATAAGAAATGGGACTGTACCGTATCCAGAAATTATGAGCTCGTGGGCCCCCTTTGACAAAACCAAAGGGTTCGGTTATAAGGTAATGGTTTTAGAGCACACTTTGATCTGTTTTTATGGAGGCGGCATCGTTGCAGCATACGACTCTAATGCTGTAGTTTCGATGACGTTTTTCTCCGGTCAACTCGagcttttgaaaataaattgcagtAGACTTTTTGGGAATGGTAGTGATTATATTAGTTACAATGAAGCAGTTTCAAGAATACGCAAATGTCATGAGCATcacatgaatttatataa GCACGTCAAAATATTGGATTCCCTACTATCGCcggtaatgtttttatacataattatttgttctCTCATGATTTGTGCTAGTGCAGTCCAGTTGACTACA gaaGGTACAACAAGTATGCAGCGGATATGGATTGCGGAGTATTTGATAGCTCTGATTGCCCAACTCTTTTTGTATTGTTGGCATAGTAATACTGTTTCCTTTACt AATCTCGGAGTGGACTCAGGAGTGTATAGCAGTGCGTGGTGGTCGCAGGGGGTGCGCGTGCGCCGCAGCGTCGCACTACTCGGTGGGCAGTTGAACAGAACGATTGTGTTCACCGCTGGGCCCTTCACTAAGCTTACTGTGTCTACCTTTGTTATG ATACTAAAAGGATCGTACAGCTACTACACACTTTTAAGCAAGAAAGAAGATTAA
- the LOC119829179 gene encoding odorant receptor 43a-like: MGLIFFTKFTKSLEDSNHPLLGPVLWSLDVAGMWKSNNNILSKVTMIQVAAVVTLITEFIELWFIRSDMGRALRNLSVSALSLSCVFKSCTFVLWQKDWRLVIDYASSLEKEQLRKNDRIVNGIIREYTKYSRNIMYFYWCLCFCTVLAMILSPLFIYWSSSEQRELIRNGSLPYPEILSSWAPFDKSRGYGYAVMVVEHILMCIYGSLTVASYDSNAVVLMTFFFGQLKILKENCKRVFIDDRNSQSVQRIFECHHHHVQLIKHAKILNSVLSPVLFLYIVICSLMICASATQLTEEGTTTMQQLYITEYLGALVTQLFIYCWHSNKVYAMSRTVVDGVYFSQWWSQGVRMRRNVLLLSGQMNKIIAFSAGPFTDLNISTFVAILKASYSYYTFLKQK, translated from the exons ATGGggctgattttttttacaaaattcacaaaaaGCTTAGAAGACTCTAATCATCCTTTATTGGGACCGGTATTGTGGAGCTTGGATGTGGCAGGAATGTGGAAatccaataataatatcttgaGCAAAGTTACAATGATACAGGTCGCTGCAGTAGTAACGCTCATTACAGAATTTATTGAACTGTGGTTCATAAGATCAGACATGGGAAGGGCGTTGAGGAATTTATCTGTATCTGCTCTCAGTCTTAGCTGCGTTTTTAAATCGTGCACCTTTGTTCTATGGCAGAAAGATTGGAGGCTAGTCATTGATTACGCATCATCCTTAGAAAAGGAACAGCTACGGAAAAATGATAGAATCGTAAATGGAATTATCAGGGAGTACACTAAATATTCGCGGAATATAATGTACTTTTATTGGTGTCTGTGTTTCTGTACAGTATTGGCAATGATATTATCAcctctgtttatttattggtcaTCTTCTGAACAACGGGAACTGATCAGAAATGGAAGTTTACCATATCCAGAAATACTTAGCTCATGGGCGCCTTTCGATAAATCTAGAGGTTATGGTTACGCAGTGATGGTGGTTgagcatattttaatgtgcATATATGGTAGTCTTACTGTTGCCAGCTATGATAGCAATGCTGTGGTTTTGATGACGTTCTTTTTCGGTCagttgaaaatattgaaagagaATTGTAAAAGAGTCTTTATTGACGATAGAAATTCACAGTCAGTGCAACGCATTTTCGAATGCCATCATCATCATGTACAACTGATCAA gcATGCCAAAATATTGAACAGTGTACTGTCTCCGGTTTTATTCctgtatattgttatatgttcTTTGATGATATGTGCTAGTGCTACACAATTGACAGAG GAAGGAACAACGACCATGCAACAGCTGTACATTACCGAGTATTTGGGAGCTCTTGTAACTCAACTTTTCATATATTGCTGGCACAGCAATAAAGTATATGCGATG AGCCGCACAGTAGTAGATGGGGTATATTTCAGCCAATGGTGGTCGCAAGGAGTCCGTATGAGACGCAATGTGCTCTTACTATCCGgtcaaatgaataaaattatcgcCTTTTCAGCTGGCCCGTTTACTGACCTTAATATCTCAACGTTTGTTGCG atattaAAAGCCTCGTACAGCTATTACActtttttgaaacaaaagtaa